The Solanum pennellii chromosome 11, SPENNV200 genome contains a region encoding:
- the LOC107003202 gene encoding methyl-CpG-binding domain-containing protein 11-like, whose amino-acid sequence MENKDVAVEKTDAGPIELPAPPGWKKRFTPGKSSTPRRYAVVFVSPDGDEIKNKKQLDKYLKSHPGGPPASEFNWGTGDTPRRSSRLGGKSEAMETPESDTPSTKRQRKSSSKKEAKEDGSERKAEGATEKETKANDEPALPDAEDLEVQDVEMASKNLTDGDNTKDEKEKTNDGEIVPKEPLASEDKMEIVHEKEETKDEKEKTNYGEIVPKEPLASEDKMELVHEKEETNDEKEKTDDGEIVPKEPLASEDKMEIVQEKEETKDEEEKINDGEIVPEQPPESEDKMEIVQEKEEILDEGNIEKMKNREAEDKPLDNSLKTDNKTLPLNVLEENKIESKPAGTDASSLSAELSKSTSGSQEEIAEEAPAAEDALDALEENKIESKPAGADASSHSAELSKATSVSQEEAPAAADPLVQNSNDGKVHENEQIVREIPIEEINGT is encoded by the exons ATGGAGAACAAAGATGTCGCCGTGGAGAAAACCGACGCCGGTCCGATCGAATTACCTGCTCCTCCTGGCTGGAAGAAGAGA TTCACTCCGGGAAAGAGCAGTACCCCTAGAAGGTATGCTGTTGTATTTGTTTCACCTGACGGCGACGAAATTAAGAACAAGAAGCAATTAGACAAGTATCTGAAATCTCATCCAGGAGGACCTCCTGCCTCTGAATTTAATTGGGGTACAG GTGACACTCCTAGACGATCAAGTAGATTGGGTGGAAAATCTGAAGCAATGGAGACACCAGAAAGTGATACTCCCAGTACGAAGAGACAAAGGAAATCAAGTTCCAAAAAAGAAGCCAAGGAAGATGGTAGCGAGCGAAAAGCTGAGGGTGCTACTGAGAAAGAAACTAAGGCAAATGATGAACCTGCTTTGCCTGATGCAGAGGATCTGGAAGTCCAAGATGTAGAGATGGCATCTAAGAATCTCACTGATGGAGATAACACAAAGGATGAGAAAGAGAAGACCAATGATGGCGAGATTGTCCCCAAGGAGCCTCTGGCAAGTGAAGATAAGATGGAAATTGTgcatgaaaaagaagaaacaaaggaTGAGAAGGAGAAGACCAATTATGGTGAGATTGTCCCCAAGGAGCCTCTGGCAAGTGAAGATAAGATGGAACTTGTgcatgaaaaagaagaaacgaATGATGAGAAGGAGAAGACCGATGATGGTGAGATTGTCCCCAAGGAGCCTCTGGCAAGTGAAGATAAGATGGAAATTGtgcaagaaaaagaagaaacaaaggaTGAGGAGGAGAAGATCAATGATGGTGAGATTGTCCCTGAGCAGCCTCCGGAAAGTGAAGATAAGATGGAAATTGtgcaagaaaaagaagaaatattggATGAGGGAAACattgagaaaatgaaaaatcgAGAAGCGGAAGATAAGCCTCTGGATAACAGCCTTAAGACTGACAATAAAACACTACCATTGAATGTGTTGGAAGAAAATAAGATTGAGAGTAAACCAGCTGGGACAGATGCCTCATCTCTTTCTGCTGAACTCAGCAAGTCAACCTCAGGTAGCCAAGAAGAAATTGCAGAAGAAGCTCCTGCCGCTGAAGATGCACTGGATGCGCTTGAGGAAAATAAGATAGAGAGTAAACCAGCTGGGGCAGATGCCTCATCTCATTCTGCTGAACTCAGCAAGGCAACCTCAGTTAGCCAAGAAGAAGCTCCAGCCGCTGCAGATCCACTGGTTCAGAATTCTAATGATGGTAAAGTACACGAAAATGAGC
- the LOC107003505 gene encoding E3 ubiquitin-protein ligase PUB23-like, producing the protein MEEIDIPSYFLCPISMEVMRDPVTISTGITYDRQNIEKWLFSCKHTTCPVTNQDLKFKDLTPNHNLRRLIQSWCMLNSSNGIQKMPTPKPQVQRAHVVRVLNEAQKNPDMEFNCLRRIKSIARVSESNKMCLESAGVVDFLTSIMMKKKEESEVSEASDEALNILFHLNPSDTELKKLINSRNDNQFLDSLLQFLNNGHIQSRTNAIALLRSTLNVADPAQLIGIQPVYIKGIVCILNDKISQQATKLALKLLVELCPWGRNRIKAIENGAVFALIELLLDTNERRVCELILTALDHLCTCADGRSELLRHGGGIAIVSKKILRVSHLASDRGVRILYSISRFLATCYSTKVLQEMLQVGVVSKLCLVLQVDVSPKTKEKTKEILRLHSRVWRDSSCIPPHLLSSYP; encoded by the coding sequence ATGGAGGAAATTGATATTCCTTCTTATTTTCTATGTCCAATCTCAATGGAAGTTATGAGAGATCCAGTTACGATATCAACTGGAATAACATATGATCgacaaaatatagaaaaatggTTATTCTCATGCAAACACACAACTTGTCCTGTCACAAATCAAGACCTAAAATTCAAAGATCTTACTCCAAATCATAATCTACGTCGTTTGATCCAATCGTGGTGCATGTTGAACTCTTCAAATGGTATCCAAAAGATGCCGACCCCGAAGCCTCAGGTTCAAAGGGCTCACGTTGTGAGGGTATTGAACGAAGCACAAAAAAATCCAGATATGGAGTTTAATTGCCTTAGGAGGATCAAATCAATCGCGCGTGTAAGTGAGAGTAATAAAATGTGTCTAGAGTCAGCCGGGGTAGTTGATTTCTTGACCTCAATTatgatgaagaaaaaagaagaatcaGAGGTATCAGAGGCGAGTGATGAAGCTTTGAATATTCTTTTTCATCTAAACCCTTCTGATACTGAGTTGAAAAAGTTGATCAACTCGCGTAATGATAATCAATTCTTggattctttacttcaattctTGAATAATGGTCATATTCAATCGCGAACAAACGCGATAGCCCTATTGAGATCAACCCTCAATGTGGCTGATCCAGCTCAATTAATTGGTATACAACCAGTGTATATCAAGGGTATAGTCTGTATATTAAATGACAAAATCTCTCAACAAGCAACAAAACTAGCACTTAAGCTCCTAGTTGAATTATGTCCATGGGGAAGAAATAGAATAAAAGCAATTGAAAATGGAGCTGTATTTGCCCTAATTGAACTTCTTCTTGACACAAATGAAAGAAGGGTTTGTGAATTGATACTAACGGCTTTAGATCATCTGTGTACCTGTGCTGATGGGAGGTCGGAGTTGTTGAGACATGGTGGAGGTATAGCCATTGTTTCTAAGAAAATTCTTAGGGTTTCACATTTGGCAAGTGATAGGGGAGTGAGGATCCTTTATTCAATCTCAAGATTTTTAGCAACTTGTTATAGTACTAAAGTTCTTCAAGAGATGTTGCAAGTGGGAGTTGTGTCAAAGTTGTGTTTGGTTCTTCAAGTGGATGTTAGTCCAAAGACTAAAGAGAAAACTAAGGAAATCCTAAGGTTACATTCTAGGGTTTGGAGAGATTCTTCTTGTATTCCTCCTCATTTGCTCTCTTCTTATCCTTGA
- the LOC107005159 gene encoding ubiquitin-like modifier-activating enzyme atg7, with the protein MADTGKGTILQFAPFQSFVDEGFWHKLSSLKLNKLRLDESPIPITGFYAPCSHPQVSNHLTLLAESLPADSDEEPSSLLASQGNRNRCPVPGILLNTNTLESFYALDKQSLLKAEAKKIWDDIYSGKVEEDSSVLLRFLVISFADLKKWSFHYWFAFPALVLDPPATLVNLKPASQCFTSVEAESVSSACNEWRSKSSTADIPFFLVSIGSNSVATLRHLRELETCQNNGQRILFGFYDPCHLPHNPGWPLRNYLAYICSRWGLGKIHFFCYRENRGFADLGLSLVGEAEISLSQGGRNHQNMPNVVGWELNKGKKGLRCISLAKTMDPTRLAVSAADLNLKLMRWRTLPLLNLEMLASTRCLLLGAGTLGCQVARMLMAWGVRKITLVDSGKVSMSNPIRQSLYALDDCLNGGKFKAVAAVESLKRIFPAVEAEGVVMAIPMPGHPVSSQEESNILQDCRHLSDLINSHDAIFLLTDTRESRWLPSLLCASANKITITAALGFDSFLVMRHGAGPLDALQNSQAETSNNVSAIMENLSLSNQNESVRLGCYFCNDVVAPIDSTGNRTLDQQCTVTRPGLAPIASALAVELLVGVLHHPSGICAKAEFANSNDNGSTEQPLGILPHQIRGSISQFSQMTLVGHASTCCTACCSTVVSEYRTKGMDFILQAINHPTYLEDLTGLTELMKSAGSYTLDWDNDSENDDNDDDDDCVEI; encoded by the exons ATGGCGGATACTGGAAAAGGAACAATTCTTCAATTTGCACCTTTTCAGAGTTTTGTAGATGAAGGGTTTTGGCATAAATTATCTTCTTTAAAGCTTAATAAATTGCGTCTTGATGAATCCCCAATTCCAATTACTG GCTTTTATGCACCTTGCTCGCATCCTCAAGTATCAAATCACTTGACTCTCCTGGCTGAATCTTTGCCTGCTGATTCTGATGAAGAACCATCGTCTCTTCTAGCTAGTCAGGGGAATAGAAATAGGTGTCCTGTCCCTGGCATTCTTCTCAACACAAACACGTTAGAAAGTTTCTATGCGCTTGATAAGCAGAGCCTACTTAAGGCAGAAGCCAAGAAG ATATGGGATGACATTTACTCAGGCAAAGTTGAGGAGGACAGTTCCGTGCTCTTAAGATTCCTAGTTATATCATTTGCAGACTTGAAAAAGTGGAGCTTTCATTATTGGTTTGCGTTCCCTGCTTTGGTGCTTGATCCTCCTGCAACTCTAGTTAATTTGAAACCAGCTTCCCAGTGCTTCACTTCTGTAGAG GCTGAATCTGTGTCTAGTGCTTGTAATGAGTGGCGTAGCAAGAGCTCCACAGCAG ATATACCATTCTTTTTGGTGTCTATTGGTTCAAATTCAGTTGCTACTCTCAGGCATCTAAGGGAGTTGGAAACCTGCCAAAATAATGGTCAAAGG ATTCTTTTTGGTTTTTATGACCCTTGTCATCTTCCACATAATCCTGGATGGCCACTTCGCAATTATCTTGCCTATATCTGTTCAAGGTGGGGCCTTGGAAAGATTCACTTTTTCTGCTACCGCGAAAACCGTGGTTTTGCAGATCTTGGATTGTCCCTTGTTGGAGAAGCTGAAATATCTCTTTCACAAG GAGGGAGGAATCATCAGAACATGCCCAATGTTGTGGGATGGGAATTAAATAAAGGGAAGAAGGGTTTGAGATGCATCAGCCTCGCTAAAACTATGGATCCGACGAG GTTAGCTGTATCAGCTGctgatttgaacttgaaactaATGAGGTGGCGGACATTGCCGTTATTGAATCTAGAAATGTTGGCTTCCACAAGATGTCTCCTTCTGGGAGCAGGTACCCTCGGATGCCAAGTTGCTCGAATGCTTATG gCATGGGGTGTCCGAAAGATTACATTGGTTGACAGTGGTAAGGTCTCAATGTCTAATCCAATAAGGCAGTCTCTTTATGCGCTTGATGACTGTTTAAATGGTGGCAAATTTAAGGCCGTTGCAGCAGTTGAAAGTCTCAAGCGAATATTTCCAGCAGTG GAAGCAGAAGGAGTTGTGATGGCTATTCCGATGCCTGGACATCCAGTGTCTAGCCAAGAAGAAAGTAATATACTTCAGGACTGCAGACATTTGAGTGATTTGATCAACTCACATGATGCAATCTTTCTATTAACTGATACACGGGAAAGTCGGTGGCTTCCTAGTCTACTTTGTGCTAGTGCTAACAAG ATCACTATTACTGCAGCCTTAGGTTTCGATAGCTTTCTAGTGATGCGTCATGGAGCAGGCCCTTTGGATGCTCTACAAAACTCACAAGCTGAAACTTCGAATAATGTCTCTGCCATTATGGAGAATCTCTCCCTTTCGAACCAAAATGAGTCAGTGCGATTGGGATGTTACTTCTGCAATGATGTGGTTGCACCAATTGAT TCAACGGGTAACCGTACCCTGGACCAACAATGTACAGTTACTCGTCCTGGGCTGGCTCCTATTGCATCAGCCCTTGCTGTTGAACTTTTGGTTGGAGTCTTGCATCATCCTTCTGG AATATGTGCCAAAGCTGAGTTTGCAAACTCTAATGATAACGGCAGCACTGAACAACCTCTTGGCATTCTACCTCATCAGATTCGGGGCTCCATATCTCAGTTTTCTCAGATGACACTTGTCGGTCATGCTTCAACTTGTTGCACTGCTTGTTGTAGCACG GTTGTATCAGAATATCGAACGAAAGGGATGGACTTCATACTTCAAGCTATCAATCATCCTACATATCTGGAGGATCTAACTGGACTAACAGAACTCATGAAATCAGCAGGATCTTACACGCTTGACTGGGATAACGATAGTGAAAATGATGAcaacgacgatgatgatgactgTGTAGAAATATAA
- the LOC107005160 gene encoding E3 ubiquitin-protein ligase PUB23-like: MEELDIPQYFLCPISLQIMKDPVTTVTGITYDRESIEMWLYTAEEEVVTATCPVTKQYLPKDVELLTPNHMLRRLIQAWCIVNAERGVDRIPTPKYPMDKSNILRLIRQVNNSNNNSNNDQQVCVNALRKMDDLVSENEKNIKCMEEVGAIKAIIGFILKSYKIGKLLIPGLEEALRIFHSIWNPSHEDHKNHVKDNHDLVKAILWILRNETKNSCHDNVVTGRAMLVLKDVIEASTSNLLSGLDSEFFQETVHALRKNNQQATKAALQVLIAVSTWGRNKLKIIESGAIFELIELELTNPEKRVSELGFCLLANLCVLADGRAKFLEHAAGIALVTKRTLRISASIDDNAIQIFGLICKFSATKEVLLEMLRVGGVSKICMVMQANCEIHLKKKAREILRSHSHIWCNSPCIQILSFDKTIE; this comes from the coding sequence ATGGAAGAACTAGATATaccacaatattttttatgtcctATATCATTACAAATTATGAAAGATCCGGTAACGACGGTCACGGGGATCACGTACGATCGTGAAAGTATCGAGATGTGGTTGTACACGGCGGAGGAAGAGGTGGTGACCGCCACGTGCCCGGTGACAAAGCAATATTTGCCTAAAGACGTCGAGTTGTTGACTCCAAATCATATGCTCAGACGGTTAATTCAAGCATGGTGCATAGTCAACGCGGAAAGAGGTGTTGACCGGATTCCAACGCCAAAATATCCGATGGATAAATCGAATATACTTCGATTAATTCGCCAggtaaataatagtaataataatagtaataatgatCAACAAGTTTGTGTTAATGCTTTAAGGAAAATGGATGATTTAGTTagtgaaaatgagaaaaatataaagtGCATGGAGGAAGTTGGTGCAATTAAGGCTATTATTGGTTTTATTCTGAAAAGTTACAAAATTGGGAAATTATTAATTCCTGGCCTTGAAGAAGCTTTAAGGATTTTTCATTCAATTTGGAATCCATCACATGAAGATCACAAGAATCATGTGAAGGATAATCATGATTTAGTCAAAGCTATTTTATGGATTTTAAGAAACGAAACGAAAAACAGCTGTCACGATAACGTCGTCACAGGACGTGCAATGCTGGTCTTGAAGGACGTGATAGAGGCCTCAACTTCAAATCTTCTATCAGGACTGGACTCAGAATTCTTCCAGGAGACAGTGCACGCATTACGAAAAAACAACCAGCAAGCAACCAAAGCGGCCCTACAAGTGCTAATAGCCGTAAGTACGTGGGGACGCAACAAGCTCAAGATCATCGAATCAGGAGCTATATTCGAGCTCATAGAGCTCGAATTAACCAACCCTGAGAAAAGGGTTAGTGAATTAGGGTTTTGTCTATTGGCTAATTTGTGTGTTTTGGCTGATGGAAGGGCAAAATTTTTGGAGCATGCAGCTGGAATTGCATTGGTAACAAAGAGGACATTGAGAATTAGTGCAAGTATAGATGATAATGCAATACAAATATTTGGtttaatttgtaaattttcAGCCACAAAAGAAGTTTTATTGGAGATGTTGAGAGTTGGGGGTGTGTCAAAAATTTGTATGGTAATGCAAGCAAATTGTGAAATTCATTTGAAGAAAAAAGCAAGAGAGATATTAAGATCACATTCACATATTTGGTGTAATTCACCATGTATacaaattttatcttttgacaaaacaatagaatag